From Carassius auratus strain Wakin chromosome 1, ASM336829v1, whole genome shotgun sequence, the proteins below share one genomic window:
- the LOC113047413 gene encoding 3-oxo-5-alpha-steroid 4-dehydrogenase 2: MLCQENTIHYCNWTFLVGGVLYFLRQMTTHTPYGRYVDTKSPGIMVPAKTAWFIQELPSFLIPVLLFLTTESLPGIGRHLLFWIFCFHYFQRTFVYSLLTKGRPSPLHIVVYAVIFCSVNGFLQGHQVLHCAHYHSDWHRDTRFITGLLMFFTGMAINIHSDYILRNLRKPGDVSYKIPRGGMFELVSGANFFGEIVEWCGYAVASWSFPAFSFAIFTICSIGPRAYHHHRYYLEKFKDYPKSRKAVIPFLL; the protein is encoded by the exons ATGCTTTGCCAGGAAAACACTATTCACTATTGTAACTGGACATTTTTGGTTGGTGGAGTGCTTTACTTCCTGCGGCAAATGACAACACACACGCCATATGGACGTTATGTGGACACAAAATCCCCCGGGATAATGGTCCCAGCCAAGACAGCATGGTTCATTCAGGAACTTCCTTCATTCCTAATTCCTGTCCTGCTGTTTTTGACAACAGAAAGTTTGCCGGGGATAGGAAGACATTTACTGTTCTGGATCTTTTGCTTCCACTACTTTCAGAG GACTTTTGTGTATTCCTTGCTGACTAAAGGCAGGCCGTCTCCTCTGCACATTGTGGTGTATGCGGTGATCTTCTGCTCTGTGAATGGTTTTCTGCAGGGTCACCAGGTGCTCCACTGCGCTCACTACCACAGCGACTGGCACAGAGACACGCGCTTCATTACTG GTTTGTTGATGTTTTTCACTGGAATGGCCATCAACATCCACAGCGACTATATTTTACGAAACCTGAGGAAACCAGGAGATGTCAGCTATAAAATCCCTAGAG GAGGGATGTTTGAGCTGGTCTCTGGTGCTAACTTCTTTGGCGAGATCGTTGAATGGTGTGGATACGCTGTGGCCAGCTGGTCCTTTCCTGCTTTCTCCTTTGCTATATTCACTATCTGCTCCATTGGGCCTCGAGCCTACCACCATCACAG GTATTACTTGGAGAAATTTAAAGATTACCCTAAATCAAGAAAGGCTGTGATCCCTTTCCTGCTATAA